A stretch of DNA from Coregonus clupeaformis isolate EN_2021a unplaced genomic scaffold, ASM2061545v1 scaf4162, whole genome shotgun sequence:
CTTTTCCATTAAATAATGAATATTAAGGCTACCTCTAACTTCCATCGTGTTCAGTGAATCCATTTTAAAGGGGGGGATGTGAGCTTTCCAACAAGGCCAGAATTATTACTGTACTCCTAATATTCACTAAGTAGCATTAGTATTTCCAATCGGGAAGAAGTCACTGCAACTCGCATTTGCGGAACGCGAGTGAACGGCAACACAGATGAATACCAGCGCAAATGGCAAAATATAGCTTCGGATGTGATCAAAGCAAAAAATGGTAAATATGAACATTATTGTTTCTTAACAGAATAGAGGTCAGCTACAGTTTAGAAGTGCCCTGCCCGCGCATCAGTTCAGAAGAGAGACGACTGAAGTGACCACCCTGGAGCTGTGTGTGTTGAAAAGGAGGGCGGGGCTATAAGCTCAAGTAGCCTGCGCACATGAAAGATGTTAATTCTGCCAATGAGAGGATTGCATTAAAGGCATGCATGCTTCTGATTGGACAAAACAGATCAGGAGCATCATGTCAAATTGAATTTCCATTAGTCTCAGGTGATCGTCTTGTTACATTTAGCGTCGACTAAAATGAAAAACTATACCCTCAGGTCTCCTCCTGTTTATATGGACAGGAGAGGAGTAAATACTGCATACAAGATAGGGACTCTgtcccaattatctctccttcctcccaaagtgtgccATTGTTCCCTTCCCTTCACTGATATGGGAAGGtaatgactggtataagaaactagcccatgcctccaccaatccaacgTCTTTAGATGTGTGGGGAGTGtacacttcaggaggaaggagacaTTGTTGGGGCGCACCCAGAGATTTCCCAAGAAAGAGAAGTCCTGGTGGGAGGAATAACACagtatcctaaatggcaccctattccctatacacacTACTAaccaaaagtaatgcactaaagGTCTATAGGAATTAGAGCACCACTTCGGACACACTACCAtttgcaacagaaaacgaaaATGAGTGTTTTCTTTATTGGACAACTTGAGGAAGTCTCTCCATGTTTCggtctgttttcttccatttgggacCTAATGAATAGACCCTGATGGCCCTGGGCCCATTTATCAAGTAGgggtgctgatttaggatcactGTCCTCCCCGTCTATAATAATCTGTTTCATTCCGCAAAATTGATCGTAGATCAGCACTCTTAATGGGAGACGCTTGATATATATACGTCCCCTGATCACACCATGCCTTCTACAGTCTCTAGTTTGGGGGGTATGGGTATGGTATCAGCCACTGGTAGTCTCTCCTGTTCCTGGCAGGCCACCTGGTAATCCTGTAGGACCTTCACCACGGCACCGTGGCCAAACTGCATGGCATCATCAAGGGGAATGTTGCCCCACCTGGAGGGAGGTGGTAGAGATGAGACAGAAGCTAATTGAAGGATGTCAGAAGTTATTAAAAAATAACTACCTCTCAATAAAGACAACGGCCACAGAGAACAGAACgaggaaggagatggagaaatAAGGCATGAGAGGCTGGGAATACAGCAGCTAAGGGATGTTGTTAGGTTGGAGGCAACGTCAGTAGAGATTGATATAGATGGACGGAGGggtggatgaatgaatgaataataCAGTACCGGTCTTTCACAAAGGGGTTGACTTTGCAGGCGTCTGTTAGGAACCGTACCACATCCACATGGCCTGAGGACAAAGCACACAAGATGTACGTTAGCCTGGTAACACTTGCTATgaggcacacacacataatgcCTTATGATACACTTCTACTGCATTATAACACTCGCTAGAAGCTGTAATAACAACTCATAAGTATCTATAACatcactatgatgcattataagacattttattttatttaacctttattttatcagggagtcatacagatgagccctgaatgaCAGAAAATACACAtcatcaaaatataaatacaaaatgcaagcagaaagaaaaacacagGCATAAAAAAGCAAACACATtaatcagtaataaggtccttaatcagctttctgaattaccctagaggcaccagaacatcacatgtaagaacattttgaagatacAATGCCaccagtggagggaagctcaccCTCGCCAGCAGCCACGTGTAGAGCCGTCCTAGAGTCATAGTCCTTCAGCTCCATGTCCATCGATGACAGAGCAAACCTGAGAGGACAGGATAGGAGACTATAGCTATATTCTACATGGTAGTCCTAAGTTACTGTGAAGGATTAGTAGCTAGGAGAGAGAGTGACATCTACAATATGTGACTTCGTGGTGAAACTAAGTAAAACACAAACCCTCCTTCTGCAGACTCCTTGATTTGCTCTTTTACCTTCTGAGGGCTGACACATCTCCACTGTAGGCCGCAAACATCAAGCTCACCACAGACTTGTTCTACAGATATAGCAGAGATAAATACACCTTGGATTGGGTGGGACACTGGGAGACGACAACACCACCACCTCAATTCATGTTTTAGCAAATATGTTCAATTGTTGGTTGTTTACCCCTTCTAAAGCTCTCAAAAGCCCTTACCCTATCATCCCCGTCTTGCCTTCGAGGGTCCTGCTTCTTGACCAAGTGTCTCAGGTTGTCATAGTTGTGGAAGTTAAACGAAGACACCAGCTCCTGAAAGACAAATAAAGAAAAGCAGATCGTTATCAGGAGGCCAAACATTATGCATTTTGCATATGGTTAATACTATTTAAAGGGTACCTACATAAggacttcataacacattcaaAACCTAGACAAAACACATTCATAAGAAGCACACAAGCATTTCTCACTCTGTACAAGCAAGTGCTCACTCTGTACAAGTAATTCAGTCATTGTATCATACATCACATGTAAATGGGTTACCTGGCAGAAGTGTATGCCCCGGACACTGTTTCCAACCTTGTCTAGCGGAGGAGACCAACACATGACTCCCATGACATTAGGGACCACCAATAGAACTGCTCCTGACACCCCAGACTTAGCAGGCAAGCCCACCTGGGAAAGAACCATACAGGGGCCATACAGGTTATGATAAAAGTGTCAATTAAAGCATCCAACATGAGAAAAAGAAATGTGGCCTTTATTTGGCAAATAAATGTTTAAAAAGGTTTACTCGACTATTAATACATGgcatttaacctcttaaggatctgaccctttttttcaattttcgcctaaaatgacatccccaaatctaactgcctgtagctcaggacctgaagcaaggatatgcatattcttgataccatttgaaagtaaacactttgaagtttgtggaaatgtgaaattaatgtaggaaaatataacacattagatctggtaaaagataatacaaacaaaaaaacaaccagtgatgcaaccagtcaggatgctctcgaatgtgcagctgtagaactttttgaggatctggggacccatgccaaatcttttcagtatcctgagggggaaaaggcgttgttgtgccctcttcacaactttcttggtgtgcttggaccagccctgtcgatgtggatgggggcgtgttcggtcctccttttcctgtagttcacgatcatctccattgtcttgctcacgttgagggagaggttgttgtcctggcaccacactgccaggtctctgacctcctccctataggctgtctcatcgttgtcggtgatcaggcctaccaccgaggtgtcgtcagcaaacttaaagattgtgttggagtcgtgcttggccaagcagtcgtgggtgaacagggagtacaggagggggctaagcacgcacccctgaggggccccgatgttgaggatcagcgtgacagatgtgttgttgcctacaattaccacttgggggcgacctgtcaggaagtccaggatccagttgcatagggaggtgtttagtcccagggtccttaacttagtgaGGAGCTTTGTGGGTactatagtgttgaacgctgagctgtagtcaatgaacagcattctcacataggtgttccttttgtccaggtgggaaagggcagtgtagagtgcgattgagattgcatcatctgtggatctgttggggcggtatgcgaattggagtgggtctagggtttccgggatgatggttttgatgtgagccatgaccagcctttcaaagcacttgatggctaccgacgtgagtgctacggggcggtagtcatttaggcaggttaccttcgctttcttgggcacagggactatggtggtctgctttaaacatttaggtattacagactcggttagggagaggttgaaaatgtcagtgaagacacttgccagttgttctgcgcatgctctgagtacatgtcctggtaatccatctggccctgtggccttgtgaatgttaacttgtttaaaggtcttgctcacatcggctatggagagcgtgatcacacagtcgttcggaacagctggtgctctcatgcatgcttcaatgttgcttgcctcgaagcgagcataaaaggcatttagcccgtatGGTAGGCTCACATCACTGGGCAGCacatggctgggtttccctttgtagtttgcaagccctgccgcatctgacgagcatcagagccggtgtagtaggattcaatcttagtcctgtattgacgctttgcctgtttgatggttcgtctgagggcatagcaggatttcttataagcgtccggattagtgtcccgctccttgaaagcggcagctctagcctttagctcggtgcggatgttacctgtaatccatggcttctggttgggatatgtacacttccagtcaaaggttttgtgacactctggctctaggacttttgtatgtgagctagagtgtatgttgttttgttggggatttgggtgtttttctatgttggtagttctgtcgggtgtatttctatgtttgcaggtctgtgggttgtttttctaggtggttgtatgttgtagtcaatgactcccaatcggaggtaacgagtgtcagctgtcggctcgttatctcctgattgggagccatatttaaactgtcagttttcacctttgttttgtgggttattgttccaagttaaggtattgttccagtgttctatgttctgtcggtgtcacagaggacttcacgtatcgtcatttgttgtttttcgtggttgctgtATTTAataaaagtcatcatgttcactgcaACGCTAcgcattggtccgctcctttagacgatcgtgacagaataacccaccaaaaaaggaccaagcagcgcggtccaggagcaaagggtctggacatgggaggaactgttggacggtaaagggtcctggacgtgggaagaaatcctggacggcatggatcgccgtccatgggagcgaaacagaggagaggcgacggagagaggagcaacgaggcgtcggcagagccaacgtcggaaggacgagaggcaaccccaagaaattttttggggggcacatggcttgggcgacgggcagcaggaggctgccacaaggcagagtcagagggctgccaggttaagggggctgacggaggcagagaagggacagattcagtgggctaccaggtcaagggggctactgggtaaagcagggaaggaaggtgttgaggcacgggcgtgaggtactggggtgtgtaaccagttcggtccggccccgttcctagtcccgaggtgcagccagtagtgtgtgttcccccgtacggtacggcctgttcggtccctcgcactaagtgtaaggtgcgcgtcgccagcccggttcggcctgttctgCCATACGCACCgagtatgcggtgcgcgtcgccagctcagcccggcctgttcctactccacgcaccagggatacggtgcgctcgccagcccagcccggcctgttcctactccacgcaccaggggatacggtgcgtccccagagccaagcatgccctgttgctgcttcccgcactagccctgagatgcgtgtcctcagcccggtacctccagttccggcaccagcgcatcaggcctacggtgcgtccccaggggccaagcatgccctgttgctgcttccgcactagccctgagatgcgtgtcctcagcccggtacctccagttccggcaccacgcatcaggcctacggtgcgtcccccagggtccagcatgccctgttgcttctccccgcactagccctgaga
This window harbors:
- the LOC123490558 gene encoding glutaminase liver isoform, mitochondrial-like, whose amino-acid sequence is MVLSQVGLPAKSGVSGAVLLVVPNVMGVMCWSPPLDKVGNSVRGIHFCQELVSSFNFHNYDNLRHLVKKQDPRRQDGDDRNKSVVSLMFAAYSGDVSALRRFALSSMDMELKDYDSRTALHVAAGEGHVDVVRFLTDACKVNPFVKDRWGNIPLDDAMQFGHGAVVKVLQDYQVACQEQERLPVADTIPIPPKLETVEGMV